The Syntrophales bacterium genome window below encodes:
- a CDS encoding helix-turn-helix transcriptional regulator, which yields MKINELFRLSRILGGKKQKEVAAVVGISQQSLQRYEAGLAKLSKNTLLRIAPLLDINAEYVTDQTKNPFQSEGLIKMFFSEDMVSYGILEPINTLLAFNDNLTFLPLISKFDLPFKGTNFNFSLNPIYAIAIKDEDNNVFLLRRKLKTDYVLADGTLYDKMSFTLRFVKERRRSLYFAALEIDKNLHEKVMSWIVEREDIEPLFSECKFMSYFDPTQQELAQLRKQRAMNIEPLTALELTIIKEIRVEEISSDQALKLIQSGKTNIYENKRDI from the coding sequence ATGAAAATAAACGAGCTTTTTAGACTTTCAAGAATACTTGGTGGGAAAAAGCAAAAAGAGGTTGCAGCTGTTGTTGGTATTAGCCAACAATCATTACAAAGATATGAGGCCGGATTGGCAAAGCTGTCAAAGAATACTCTCTTGAGGATTGCTCCCTTGTTGGACATTAACGCTGAATATGTCACCGACCAGACAAAAAACCCGTTTCAGAGTGAAGGATTGATCAAAATGTTCTTCAGTGAGGACATGGTTTCCTATGGCATCCTTGAACCAATCAATACGCTCCTTGCATTCAACGATAACCTGACCTTTCTTCCCTTGATATCCAAATTCGATTTACCTTTCAAGGGAACAAACTTCAACTTTTCCTTAAATCCCATATATGCCATTGCCATAAAGGACGAAGATAACAATGTTTTTTTACTGCGGAGAAAGTTAAAAACAGATTATGTGCTGGCTGACGGTACCTTGTACGACAAAATGTCGTTTACGCTTCGATTCGTTAAAGAAAGAAGAAGGTCGTTATACTTTGCCGCTTTGGAAATTGATAAAAATCTTCATGAAAAGGTGATGTCCTGGATAGTTGAAAGGGAGGATATTGAACCGCTTTTCTCCGAGTGCAAGTTCATGTCTTATTTTGATCCTACACAGCAGGAATTGGCCCAACTGAGAAAGCAGAGGGCTATGAACATTGAACCTTTGACAGCACTGGAGCTTACAATCATAAAAGAAATACGTGTGGAAGAAATCAGCTCTGATCAAGCTTTGAAATTGATACAATCAGGGAAAACCAACATATATGAAAATAAACGAGATATTTAG
- a CDS encoding tyrosine-type recombinase/integrase, with translation ESSPMLKERLEQAKEELLKIEYIQPTSHYRIIPILSGLADHIAKHCADKRIRKKDKIFAFSGVRAYLIIRETAERAGIEKGRRHPSAFRHGFAVNATLAGMPPFVLNNWLGHTNIVSTLIYTAVLPQDARGYLEKMKL, from the coding sequence GAGTCCAGTCCAATGTTAAAGGAAAGGCTTGAGCAGGCAAAAGAGGAACTTTTAAAAATAGAATACATCCAGCCCACGTCACACTATAGGATAATTCCTATATTGTCAGGGCTGGCAGACCATATAGCAAAACACTGTGCAGATAAGAGGATAAGGAAAAAGGATAAGATATTTGCCTTTTCCGGGGTGCGGGCATACCTGATTATTAGAGAAACAGCGGAAAGAGCGGGTATAGAAAAGGGCAGAAGACATCCAAGTGCTTTTCGGCATGGGTTTGCGGTAAATGCAACATTGGCCGGTATGCCGCCCTTTGTGTTAAACAACTGGTTGGGACATACCAATATAGTTAGTACGTTGATTTATACGGCAGTTCTCCCACAGGATGCCAGGGGATATCTGGAAAAAATGAAATTATAG